GAGCTCTTGAGGCAGAGGAAACACGATAGGCCTGaaccttcttcttttgattcgCCTTTTCGATGGAGGgattctccttcttctactcCTTCTTCTCACCATGTTCCTCGAGAGTTTTCACGTTGGGGATCTGGTGACTTCCGCcggccttcttcttcttcttcttcttcttgtaagtcccctctctctctttttttttttttttttctctctctctaattagGGCTTTGATTCTGCCGGCTCCGTTTTTGGTAGATtctatttctatggattttccctttttaaaaaaataaagggcTGATTGATTTAGAGGCAAATCCTTGTTTCTTAGATTGATTgagtttaggtttttttttttgggagcaTTACCCCAGCTCTGCGGATTGACAGGAAGTGAAATTGATGATGTTTACTCTTGAAAGGCGCAATTTTTAATACTCAGGTAGATATAGTTTGATAGAGATAGGACTTTTTGTAGCTtcaattgtgtttttgttttgtgttcatGAATCTTGAAACGGAGATTAGAGCCTAACATAGTGAACTGCtgttagttttagttttacatGTTATAGATTTGGATGAAGATaggtcatcatcatcttgcAGTTTTGAAACCCCTGTGTGAGCTtagttgcatttttttttattttgtctccTCAAATTGATTTCTCGTTAGGATGATTCTCAGTTTTGACTGACTTTTGGAGAATCTTATACTACATGTTTTGCCAGCAGTAAAAggacaaaatttaattttgtggagagatgcctttttttttagttatttggaTGTACATAGGTCTTGCTTTAGTTTTTGATTCTCATAttcctttttcttcaatttttctttttttctgaagGTCATGGTAAGCAGGGTGGACGGCACCAGTTTGCGGAGGAGAGTAGTCATGGATACACATCTTCTCGGTCCAGTGCCCGTATTTTTGACAATGATTACTATAGGCCATCTGCATCACGTGGAGACTGGAGATATACCAGGAATTGCAGGGATGATAGAGTTTCTGTAAGCCAGAAGGAATGGAAATGCAATACATGGGAGATGAGCAACGGATCATCTAGAAGTTTTGAGAGGCCATTTGGTATTAGAAATGGTCGGAGGTCAGTTGATGAAAGGCCGCTACACGCTTCTGATACTCATACTACTGCCGTGAACTCTTTCGATCCAACCAACTCTGCTCATCACCCGGACACTGAGGTCTATACCCCAGTACGGTCACTGAAGTTTAAAAGTGAGCAGAAATTTTCAGATCAAAGGCTATCACTTCCTTCAGATCCTCATTCTGACTGTGTTAGCTTGTTTGAACGGCCTTCGTCGGAGAACAATTATGGCAATAAGGTTTGTTCTCCAGCAAAGCAATGCAATGATTTGATCTATGGTCGAAGGATAGCTAATGATAATTCATTAGATCCCCCAATCCTCAATGCAGAGCTGGAGGGGACTTGGGAACAACTTCATCTGAAAGACCCGCAAGAAGATAATAGGTTACATGGTATCAGTGATTTAGACGGTGCTAGGAAATGTGCAAAGGAGAGTGCTCTGGGAGCAATTGGGAAACTTCCACTGTGGAACAGTTCTGGGAGTTTTGCATCTCAGAGTTCAGGTTTTAGTCATTCAAGTAGCTTAAAAAGCTTGGGGGCTGTTGACTCCAGTGATCGGAAGACTGAGGCTCTTCCTAAAACTGTTACTGTGACTCAATCTTCTTCAGGAGATGCTACTGCCTGTGCCACAACTACTCATCTTTCTGAGGAGATGAGCTCTAGAAAGAAACAACGTCTCGGGTGGGGTGAGGGCCTTGCAAAatatgagaaaaagagagttgaTGTTAACACAAATGAAGATGGAACAACATTGTTGGAGAACGGTTCAGAGGAACTGCATTCTTTGAACAAAAATATTGCTGACAAAAGTCCTACAGCAGCCACTGTTCCAGATTATGGTTCCCCTACAACGCCATCCTCTGTAGCTTGCAGTTCATCACCAGGTATGGTACAGTTTGTTAATGTTTCCTTCTGCATGCTATtctcaactttgttctatttgGAGTTACCTGCGTTACTTTCCTGTTACTTGGAGTTCTTCCATGTATCTGTTCTTGTAGACACTGATTTCCCTTTCTCTTTCTACCATGTTTTTCCCACTTGTTTTTTATACACTCGCTCCATATCTTCTGCAGGGGACAATGTAacgtaattttgtttttgtgtgtgtctgCAGGGTTTGCAGATAAATCATCTGCGAAGGCGGCTATAGCTGCTTGTGATGTCAGTAACATATGCCGTTCACCTAGTCCCGTATCTAGTTTTCACCTTGAACAATTTCCAATCAATATAGAGGAGCTCGATAACATCTCAATGGAACGTTTTGGCTGTTTGCTCAATGAGTTGCTTTGCACTGATGATCCTGGTACAGGGGATTCCAGTTCTGTCCAATTAACATCAATGAACAGATTACTTTCCTGGAAAAGTGAAATTTTGAAAGCTGTGGAGATGACTGAATCGGAAATTGATCTCCTTGAAAACAAACATAGGGCACTAAAGCTTGAACGTGGAAGACACTGCCATGTTGTTGGACCCAGTTCACACTTTTGTGAGGGAGATGCAAATGTGCCCAAGGAGCAGGAAGCTTCGTGTATTTTAGGTCCTAAGGTAGCAGCTCCCTCTGTTGCTGAAACACTGGTGAGATCTCTTGTTCATCAGTCCGGTTTAGCCAAGGTTCCTGTGGATGTTTTTGAAGATAATCCTGGAGAAGTTAAATCCCTATCCCAATCTTTTGCCACTGTCGAAAGCAATGAAGATTTACTGCCCATGCCGTCTATGAAGGCAGCTGCTTCTTCCAAAGAGATTAACACACCTGCTTTTGTCAATCAGGAAATTATCGAGCTCTCTGCTGCTGATGATAGCATGGCCTCCAAAGAGGACTTACTCTGTGCTACGTTGTATTCTTCCAATAAGAAATATGCCTGTGAATCTTCTGGAGTATTCAATGATTTGCTTCCAAGAAATTTCTGTTCGTTTGATGGCTCAAGATTCCCTAGCATATGTCATACGCAGTTTGATTCTCATGTCAAAGAAAAAATTGCAGATAGGGTGGAGCTTTTGCGAGCTCGGGAGAAAATTTTGCTCCTTCAGTTTAAAGCGTTTCAGCTCTCATGGAAGAAAGATTTGCATCAGCTAGCGTCAACAAAGTACCAATCAAAGTCTAGCAAAAAAACAGAACTATATCCGAATGCAAAAAATGGAGGATATCTGAAGCTTCCCCAACCTGTACGCCTGAGGTTCTCTTCTTCAGGTAAAGttttcaaatctctttttctctcctctATCTACTCTGGTACTTTATGCTTTTTGTGGTTTTTCTTTGTCTGGGATAAAATTAGGCTTTTATATTGTCATAGTAAGGTGTCAGTCTTGGTATGTCCTTCTGTAGAGCATTTAACTCTGTTTAATTTTTCTCGCTTTTCCTGTGGTAAATACTGACTTAGTTGTAAGGACTTGAAATGTGTGATTTGTCAAGGGCGTGAATTCTTGAGAGAAAACATCTACAATTTGGGATAATGATCAaatttgatgtctttttttttttcatcaaattttgAAGCTAATAACTGTTTTACTCTACATGTGCAGCTCCAAGAAAGGATAGTGTAATCCCCACAACTGAACTTGTAAGTTATATGGAAAAGCTACTTCCGGGTACCCATCTAAAGCCTTTTAGAGACATTTTGAGAATGCCTGCTATGATTTTGGATGAGAAAGAGAGGGTGATGTCGAGGTTTATCTCTAGCAATGGACTGGTTGAAGATCCATGTGACGTTGAGAAGGAAAGAACAATGATTAATCCTTGGACCTCagaggagaaagagatattTCTCAAAATGCTAGCATTGCATGGGAAGGATTTCAAGAAGATTGCTTCATATCTTAAACAAAAGACAACTGCGGACTGTATTGATTACTACTACAAAAATCACAAGTCTGATTGTTTCGGGAAAATAAAGAAGCAGCGTGCTTATGGTAAGGAAGGGAAGCATACCTACATGTTGGCGCCACGGAAAAAATGGAAACGTGATATGGGGACTGCCTCTCTTGATCTTTTAGGGTCTGTCTCCGTTATAGCAGCAGCAAACGCTGGAAAGGTTGCACCAACCAGGCCGATCGCATCCAAAAGGATCACCCTTAGAGGTTGCAGCAGTTCTAATTCATTGCAGCACGATGGAAATAACTCTGAAGGTTGCTCCTACAGTTTTGATTTCCCTCGTAAGAGAACTGTTGGTGCAGATGTTTTAGCTGTTGGTCCTTTGTCATCAGAGCAAATAAATTCTTGTTTAAGGACTTCCGTGAGCTCGAGAGAGAGGTTTATGGATCATCTGAAGTTTAACCCAGTTGTGAAGAAACCTCGGATATCTCATACTCTACATAATGAGAACAGcaatgaagaagatgactcATGTTCGGAAGAGAGCTGTGGGGAAACGGGTCCTATTCATTGGACAGATGATGAGAGGTCTGCCTTTATACAGGGGTTTTCGTTATTTGGCAAGAATTTTGCTTCAATATCGAGGTATGTCGGATCAAGGTCTCCGGATCAGTGTAGGGTTTTTTTTAGCAAAGTTCGGAAATGTCTTGGGTTGGAATTTATACAGTCTGGATCTGGAAATGTAAGCACATCTGTAAGTGTTGATAATGGCAATGAGGGTGGTGGAAGCGATTTGGAAGATCCTTGTCCTATGGAGAGTAACTCTGGCATATGCAATAATGGAGTTTGTGCAAAGATGGATATGAATTCTCCTACATCACCTTTTAATATGAATCAGGATGGTGCTAATCATTCAGGCTCTGCAAATGTGAAAGCCGACCTTAGTAGATCAGAGCAAGAGAATGGGTTGACATATATGCAAGATGGTAGTAATCCCGTGAACAATGCATATATCAATGGTGGTTTACCGGGTCTAATTTCAGAATCTTGCAGAGATTTGGTAGACATTAATACTGTTGAGAGCCAGTCTCAGGCTGCCGGAAAAAGCAAGAGCAATGACCTACTgtcaatggaaattgatgaagGTGTGTTAACATCTGTTGCTGTATCTTCTGAGCCCTTGTATTGTGGCCTAAGTGTTCTTTCCAATGTTATTGTGGAAACCCCTGCAGAAAGCTCACGAAAGGGCTCAGGAGATCAAGGTTCTGCAATCCCTAAACTTAGTTCAAAGAATCAGGATGGAGTGATGCAAGCTGCAAACAGAACCAGAAATTCTGGCCTTGAACCTGAAAGTGCACCTTCAGGTTTCAAGTACCCTGACTGTCTGCACCATGTTCCGATTGAGGTGTGTACAGAAAACCCTATAGGTGTCAGTGTACCACGAGGAAATCCAAATTGCCATACAGAGGGCAAATCTGGACATTCTCTTGTTGGACAAGCTGTCGAAACACATGACTTGGGTTGGCAGTCTTCCAAGGACAATGTGGAATTGGATGGGCAACTTCAGGTGATAGGACATGTAAACCCTGAGCAGAATGGTCATCTAAATGCAAACTATGCGGAATCTTGTCAAATTCCCAAGAGATCAGCCATCCAAGATCCGAGCAGGATAAGTAGGTCAAAATCTGATTTGATTGTGAAAACCCAACGTACAGGTGAAGGTTTCTCACTCAACAAGTGTACTAGTTCAGCTCCTAATCTNGTATCTTCTGAGCCCTTGTATTGTGGCCTAAGTGTTCTTTCCAATGTTATTGTGGAAACCCCTGCAGAAAGCTCACGAAAGGGCTCAGGAGATCAAGGTTCTGCAATCCCTAAACTTAGTTCAAAGAATCAGGATGGAGTGATGCAAGCTGCAAACAGAACCAGAAATTCTGGCCTTGAACCTGAAAGTGCACCTTCAGGTTTCAAGTACCCTGACTGTCTGCACCATGTTCCGATTGAGGTGTGTACAGAAAACCCTATAGGTGTCAGTGTACCACGAGGAAATCCAAATTGCCATACAGAGGGCAAATCTGGACATTCTCTTGTTGGACAAGCTGTCGAAACACATGACTTGGGTTGGCAGTCTTCCAAGGACAATGTGGAATTGGATGGGCAACTTCAGGTGATAGGACATGTAAACCCTGAGCAGAATGGTCATCTAAATGCAAACTATGCGGAATCTTGTCAAATTCCCAAGAGATCAGCCATCCAAGATCCGAGCAGGATAAGTAGGTCAAAATCTGATTTGATTGTGAAAACCCAACGTACAGGTGAAGGTTTCTCACTCAACAAGTGTACTAGTTCAGCTCCTAATCTTCTGGCAGTATCCCATAAAGAGGGCAGATCTGGTCATAGCAGGAGCCATTCGTTTAGTTTGTCTGATACTGAGAGACTCGATAAGAATGGTGATGTGAAGCTTTTTGGCACAGTACTTACAGCTGATGAGAatggaataaaacaaaaacacaatcctTGTGGAAGTGTCAGGTCATCATCAACCTTGAGCAGAGACCATGATATAAGACTTCATTACATTAACCAGCAACACCTTCAGAATGTTCCTATTACGAGCTACGGTTTTTGGGATGGCAACAGAATTCAAACCGGGCTCACATCTTTGCCAGAGTCAGCCAAGTTGCTTGCAAGTTGCCCTGAAGCATTTTCCTTGCATCTTAAGCAGCAAGTTGGTAAAGAGATTCGGCTGGATGTTAATGGTGGTGGGATTTTGAGCTTTGGGAAGCATAACGAAGATAGAGCAGAGGCCTCAAGTGCTAAGGATGGATGTAACATAGGAGGGTTAAATGGTGTAGCAGAGGCAGCCACGTGATTTCAAAGCTTCTTAGGGTCATGATTAGTTTGTTTTGGAGGATTGGCATATTCTTTGTTTGTCCATCCTATCTGTATTATATCTCTTtaacatcctttttttttttctttttaatttagaatGTCAGTTAATataggcattttttttttgggttcagcTTAAGTTAGGTGCCTGCAGAAAAATTCATAGCTGATGTTTGTATTTGTAATATTGCTGATAATAACAGAGGGAGCTAAGAGCTAAGCTTAGCTCTCTCTATGTTTTTCAAGAAGGATAACACTTGATGAACAAGCATGTCTAATGTTGTACAGTGAAAGACTAATGCAACATTCAACTTAACTTGCAGGAGGTAAACTTTTTTCTTGTGCCTCGGAGCTTGTTTGGAGAATTGTTGGTAACGGAGCTACAATTTTTACTACCTGCAGTATGGTAAGGACACGAACAATCGGGTGGTTTAGATATAAGGACTGAGAGATCTGGTAAAAAGCTTGTCAACTTTTGCAAAGCCACTAATAGACAACTGAGGCTTAAGTATGATCTACATGTGTTACCTTACGAGTGTTCAACAGGTTAAGTAGCTCCACTTGATGAGCATGCAGATGATATCCACAATCCCCAGGAACAGACTGATTTGGCTTCTGTACCCCCTGCAATATACTCAGGCATAGTGCATTTATCAATTAATACCATTACGAGACTTGTCATAACAGATAATCGCATCTAGTTTTCAGACCAATCTACACTCCACATGAAACTACTTAACTACCTAGGCTGTAAGATTACATTGTACTACATTTGTTAGCTTGGATATTGTTTGATTTCCGAGGATTCACAGCTCAAGGAATATAGAAAACGTATTGGAAAATGTAAGTAGGAAGAAAAGTGATCCGAGTTCGTACCCATCTTCGGCAAAGGCAGCAGCATCATCTACAAGATCTGTATCAAAGCACTTTGGTTGTCCGCCCGCAACATAAAGAGGGTCCCCTGCACTTTGATCAGAACGTAAGCTACCTGTATCTAAGGTTCATGTTTGCTGACTTGCACTGAGATCCTATTAACATTATGCGTAGCAAAAGTCTTCCTAGACTATGCCATAAGCAACTCATGTCCTAGACTGTAACTATATGTAGGCTCACAATTATAACTTGTTAAATCATCAAGTGGGAGTAAGGCCTTTTTATCCATCAAAACATGATAccatctcttttttattaagtGTTTTACTAAAGTTTTCCAACAAGAGCAGTTCATTTGTTCCATAATTGCCTAATTGATAAATAACTAGAGCTGCAAGAAATCATCTGCTAACTATAATAATGAGGGACTATAAATCCACAAACCACACAAAATACCAGCTCAACACCTGTGACAGACCAGAAGGAAACAGAGTTTTTACCTACCAAGGGGTGTCCAATGTATGCAAGATGAATCCGGATCTGATGTGGTCTTCCAGATTGTATCTCTACCTGTTTTGCATAAAAAACAGGTGATTGTGAGAAGAACTTCGTTTTGGTTTTTACTATCTCTACGTATGAAACTGGAAATAAGATGGAACAGACGAACACCTTAACTAAcgtgcaatttttttttctgtcccTCTCCAGAACAACTACTTTGCTGAAAGCAGATTTGCctgacgaaaacaaaaaaaaaagctatagagtgagaacaaatcataattagtGTGGAATATTCTGTTACTCTAGCTAATGGTAGGAGATAGTAGATCTAACCTTCCGGGGAAGCAACATATAATCCTTTTGCGACCCCGGGATATCGAACCACTCCGATAGGCTGTTGGATTACTAcctttaaaatgtaaataaaacgAAGGATCATGTCCACTGACGCTATTTCAGTTGCATATTTATGTATATTCATAGCATTCTCAGCACAAACAATAATATGGCCttgcctcatcttcttcaactaaACCATCTGCCAGTGCTCGATATATCTTTGAAAGCTTTCTTCCGGTTCCACAATCTTGATCCAAGTTACTGTAAGAATAAAAACTTTAATTCTTGAGAAAGTATTGAGAGTACCCTATATATAAAGACCAAGAATCTTTTCAAGAATGAGCTGAGACAAAAATAAAGCCGGAAATGATGTTTGAACTTACCTGGACCCGACAAGAGATGTTCCCTCAGCAAAATAAGCTGCCAGTTTCGTTTTTGCAAGCTTTGTCTTTGCGCAGAGAAGTATACCTGAAAAAAGAATCCATCCActcaaacaaatgaaataaattgAAAACAACATATCTTAACAATTTTCTAATAGAAAAGAAGGCTTTCGCAATGTTAACTGAGAAATCCAGTGAAGAGTGTAATTATTTATCAAGGTGCAGAGAATACACTAGCATCTTAGTTGGTCAAATAAAAAGTCTATACACTACTAACCTGATGTTCCTCTACCTAGTCGATGTACAGGGACAGGGTGTAATTCACGTGCACCGGTGGAAGTATCTTTTTTACCAAACCACCACTGCAACTGCGTCAACAAAGTCCGTTGCTGGAAAAGTCCCCCTGGCAATACTTGAAGTCCAGAAGGCTTGTTCAAAGCGATCTGCATCATATGAAATCCACCAAATACACACACATCACTGCAAGTTGAGAACaaagttaagagaacaaaatgataTTATTACAATGCAAAATTTAAACAACATAACAAGAGTTGTCTATGTTTTGTTCAGAGCAAAGGAGGTTACCAAATCATCGTCTTCATACAAAATATCTAGCGAGTATGGCGTGTCAGGTTCCTTCCAAGGGAGCCTATGGTAAACTAACTTGGAACCACTCCTGAGGcagaaacaaaagatgaaacaCCTTTACAAAAGCTAAACAATTCGTCAAAATGTTCAAAAATCAATGTAGTAAAACTGAACCTAAGAACTGTGTTTGGATCTTTCACAGCTTCCCCATCAATTTGTATCTGCAAAAAACGTTtcataacaagaaataaaattacaaaattctcCAGAATCAAGCGTGACAAAAATGTGTTATAAAAGAGCAAACCTGTCCGTTTTGAATTCGTTGAATCCAcctgaaaaaaccaaaaaaaaaaaaaaagaatttaaaagaatGAAACGTGAAAACGATATTGtagacgaagagaagaagattagaaCCCTAGCAATGGAGCTGAGCTCTTGTATTTGGTGAAGTAGAATTCTGATACCGTCGTTAACtctgtatacaaaaaaaattccacaatttcaaaaacaaaagaaccaaaactTTTGTATTCTGAAGCAATAAGAATGACAGATCTGACTCAGAAGATGAGACGACATCCTTGTACTGCAAACCATCGTTGAGCTCGGGCCATGGCAATCCGATACGATGTTGCGGCGGCGACGGTGGCGGCGACATCTTAACCGGGACCACCGGTgcgagttttttttgtttgttatgtcttttttacccattgtttttttaagttgtcgagtaaattaaaccaaatcaaaccccAAAAATTGAAGGATAACatattgaaccaaaccgaaatagaCCAATCCTAACCTAATTACataataatcaaattttcaagattttgcTTATTATATACCAAACTCGgttatgaatttttcttttgtcaaaaagTAAAACAATGGTTAAATGTTTTGGTTAGATAGTTCTCGAATCCAATTCTTCATGTAACCTTTTTACTTGTGTTGGTGTAAATTCTCTTAAAGCTTGTAAAGCCATAACTTTTGGATTTATGAGCTTGGAAACTAGATTACTTTACAAAACATGactagaaaatattttttaatattgtgaAGATTTAAAGCATACTATTGAATGAACCTTCGTTACTTGTTATAGTCATGAAGAGCAGTTACaataaaaagtaactaactAAGCTTAACCTTTACTAGAAAATCAGATATTgcttagtttaattattatccaaaacctgaaaaacCTGTTTTGATCACCAAACCTACTCCTGTGTGGCTTTCTTGTACTCAGGCTTCAGCTCATAAGTTCCTTGGTTGCTCCCTTTGTTGTTGTATATGCAAAGATCTCTCAGCAAGTCTTTCAGGAATTGCTACGCCAAATCCACATTCCATACCATTACTCATAAAGCAGCAGAAACTTTGATggttttggtatttgttttcttatttctcaaTCAAGCACTATACAAAAAAGTCTGTAATAATATCTTTCTGCTTACCTCAGGTTGGTCAGTTTCCTGAATAAGCTGCCTCAGAGTCCAATTTGATTGTCTTTCAAAGAGATTAAACATGACCTCCTCCATCTCTCTACGGTCCCTTCTTGTTCTCTTCATTTCTGATGTCCTGTTTGTGACTTTCTTCTTGTCCTGATACAAATGAACGACTTGTAAAAATGTCAAGATCCTTAAGCAACAGTAATGTGTGTGTTTTCAATTGGGAAAAGATAAATACAGGAGCCGCCGTTGGGATTATCATTCCTGGCATTGGCCTCATATGCATTCCTCTGGCATTATCAATGACCTGATCAAGAAGCCAGAAACATGATCATCCAAAAAATGCAGAGGAGGTTTGTTTGAAAATCCATGTCACCTCACACATCTTTACAACAACCTGGATCTGTCTATTTTTGCCCATATAATTGTTTGTTCTTTCACGGCACAATCTACCATAGCTCTCAATGTTCTCGTTATGAGGTCTCATGTCAAATTTGTTCTTTATCTTCCCTTCTACTGACATCTTTCCTACAAAGAACATTGTTGAAGACATAACTGTCAAACAAATCAGGTACACCGTACACCTCTGGAGTGTAAATGAACAAACCAATGCTAAATTCTTCACATAATGATCCAAAAGCTTATAAACGTAACGCAACAACAAGGATATGAGAATGCCAATTATGAAACGAACGTAACCCAAGATTCATGCCATAGAAAGAACCAAACCAACCGTTAGTAATATAATTTCAGAATACAATGTGTGGACAAGTGTTCTACTTACCATCTGAAGATTCACAGAAAACATTCATGGGGACGAAATCTTTAGACATATCTAAGGTGTAACGCCTTGGCATGTTTCCAGATTCAGCTCGAGCTAATTCCATAACGAACTGTGAAAGGCAAAAGAGTAACATGTTTTTACACACATTTTAAGTGAATAACAAGAAAAAGTTCACATATAAAGCAAACTCAAATTGCAGAGAGTTAAAAGAAACCTACAAGACAGCATCTagaggaaacagagaaagatCTCTAATTAGCAGAAATGGTTTTACATACTTAACCTATGTTTAGTGACCTCTGATCAAAATGAGAATGTAAAAGCAAGATTCTGAAATGTTGaaatttccaaaaatgttaCAACAAATCCCTAAAAAGAGAGAATCACGCCAATTGGCAATTGCTGAGGAGGAAGAATCAATAAAACGAGATACGCATGCAGAGAGGGATAGAAAAACGTAAAAACGTACTTTGGTCTCTTCGTCCTCGTGAGCGACAAGATCGAGGTAGAGGATGACTTTAGCGTCAGGACGGTACGGATCATCaggaaaaggaagagat
The sequence above is drawn from the Camelina sativa cultivar DH55 chromosome 4, Cs, whole genome shotgun sequence genome and encodes:
- the LOC104781070 gene encoding uncharacterized protein LOC104781070 isoform X3, which produces MPQDHASWDRKELLRQRKHDRPEPSSFDSPFRWRDSPSSTPSSHHVPREFSRWGSGDFRRPSSSSSSSCHGKQGGRHQFAEESSHGYTSSRSSARIFDNDYYRPSASRGDWRYTRNCRDDRVSVSQKEWKCNTWEMSNGSSRSFERPFGIRNGRRSVDERPLHASDTHTTAVNSFDPTNSAHHPDTEVYTPVRSLKFKSEQKFSDQRLSLPSDPHSDCVSLFERPSSENNYGNKVCSPAKQCNDLIYGRRIANDNSLDPPILNAELEGTWEQLHLKDPQEDNRLHGISDLDGARKCAKESALGAIGKLPLWNSSGSFASQSSGFSHSSSLKSLGAVDSSDRKTEALPKTVTVTQSSSGDATACATTTHLSEEMSSRKKQRLGWGEGLAKYEKKRVDVNTNEDGTTLLENGSEELHSLNKNIADKSPTAATVPDYGSPTTPSSVACSSSPGFADKSSAKAAIAACDVSNICRSPSPVSSFHLEQFPINIEELDNISMERFGCLLNELLCTDDPGTGDSSSVQLTSMNRLLSWKSEILKAVEMTESEIDLLENKHRALKLERGRHCHVVGPSSHFCEGDANVPKEQEASCILGPKVAAPSVAETLVRSLVHQSGLAKVPVDVFEDNPGEVKSLSQSFATVESNEDLLPMPSMKAAASSKEINTPAFVNQEIIELSAADDSMASKEDLLCATLYSSNKKYACESSGVFNDLLPRNFCSFDGSRFPSICHTQFDSHVKEKIADRVELLRAREKILLLQFKAFQLSWKKDLHQLASTKYQSKSSKKTELYPNAKNGGYLKLPQPVRLRFSSSAPRKDSVIPTTELVSYMEKLLPGTHLKPFRDILRMPAMILDEKERVMSRFISSNGLVEDPCDVEKERTMINPWTSEEKEIFLKMLALHGKDFKKIASYLKQKTTADCIDYYYKNHKSDCFGKIKKQRAYGKEGKHTYMLAPRKKWKRDMGTASLDLLGSVSVIAAANAGKVAPTRPIASKRITLRGCSSSNSLQHDGNNSEGCSYSFDFPRKRTVGADVLAVGPLSSEQINSCLRTSVSSRERFMDHLKFNPVVKKPRISHTLHNENSNEEDDSCSEESCGETGPIHWTDDERSAFIQGFSLFGKNFASISRYVGSRSPDQCRVFFSKVRKCLGLEFIQSGSGNVSTSVSVDNGNEGGGSDLEDPCPMESNSGICNNGVCAKMDMNSPTSPFNMNQDGANHSGSANVKADLSRSEQENGLTYMQDGSNPVNNAYINGGLPGLISESCRDLVDINTVESQSQAAGKSKSNDLLSMEIDEGVLTSVAVSSEPLYCGLSVLSNVIVETPAESSRKGSGDQGSAIPKLSSKNQDGVMQAANRTRNSGLEPESAPSGFKYPDCLHHVPIEVCTENPIGVSVPRGNPNCHTEGKSGHSLVGQAVETHDLGWQSSKDNVELDGQLQVIGHVNPEQNGHLNANYAESCQIPKRSAIQDPSRISRSKSDLIVKTQRTGEGFSLNKCTSSAPNLLAVSHKEGRSGHSRSHSFSLSDTERLDKNGDVKLFGTVLTADENGIKQKHNPCGSVRSSSTLSRDHDIRLHYINQQHLQNVPITSYGFWDGNRIQTGLTSLPESAKLLASCPEAFSLHLKQQVGKEIRLDVNGGGILSFGKHNEDRAEASSAKDGCNIGGLNGVAEAAT